atactaccattttgggtttgtgatacttgtccaaaatcattttcacatggtaaaattgcttgggcaagcaacatgaatccaaaagagcttaatttccatatctttatagagttgtcatcaattaccaaaaaaggggagattgaaaggtccttgtttggttttggtaattgagtgacaacctaggtggactaattgtgtttatgtgagatacataagtgattagtccacaggtacatgtgtgtgagcaacacatgccatgaaggtcaaaatggcttggagatgttgcaaagctcatacatgtgatgatgaaggagcttaaatgcacatgagacatgacattaagtcatatgatcaaggtggagaagatcaagacaagacttggcttgatggaccggttgcaagcgtgaagggcaagtcggaggctttggagcaatggaccgcgtggcggtgaagcttgagcaagacttggcgccgatggacgatggcaatggtgaagagcaagtgaagtcaagatctatgaaccaatatgatcacgtgatgatatgaagtggatcatatcattgttgatcgtgttggtgcatgtgttgcatcgacattgaaggagatggaatggaatgtgcatgtcaaaggtataacctagggcatttcatttcaccgatcataggtgtgtagagaagtttatgaccgggtttaggatagatggccgtactatcaagaggggcaaacttgtttgcatatcagtcatctagtgccactcgagtgatctaactttgcatcatcgctaggatcgagtggcgtggcaagttgagtggctaatcctttgaaaaatgattgtgaaaatgctaacacacataaacatgatggtgtacacttggtggtgttggcatatttgcaaaggagaagaagttggtgatgaaaacgagtgagtcgcgctggttacagagtgaccggacgcgtccggtatggtgaccggacatgtccggtatttggcggcgtactcagcgatcggacacgtccggtcgccacaccggacgcgtctagtgtgAAGCAGAAAAGGCAGTGTTTGGCAGAGCGGTCGATCGGATGCTGGTAGCGTCTAGTCtgatgtgaccagacgcgtccggtgatccgtgggtgcttactggactcgaccggacgctgaggctcagcgtccagtcggtTTCTAACTGTCGCGTCCgatcggccctggaggcttactggacttgaccggacTCAGCggttgagcgtccggtcatttcagaCTGTGCATCCGGTCGTGTTGTCAGAGAGACGTTGGAGGCAATGGTCGGACATGTGGCGGTCAGACAGCTACCGGACACATCTAGTATTCACGATCGGCGCGTCCAGTGCAGTGTCCGGTGCTGCGTTCGGTCGtcccgaaaaacgcccagtgaaggggtaacggctagtttagcccttgggactataaatagaagtggcctttggccatagCCGTAGCTTTGACGAGctaagcacctcgggggactttgtgtccatgcttgagagtgcttgggagccctccatcttacacatacttgatagtgatcatttgattatgtgagtgagcgattctagtgcgattgcattgtgaggttgcatcgagtggcactaggtgatcgagttgcaagccggtggtgcttgttactcttggaggttgccacctcctagatggcttggtggtggtctctgtcgaagcccgtaagaagcttgtgcgacgctctagagaagagcttgtgaggggcattgtgctcgccccacgagagtcgcgaagagcaactttagtaaagcgtgtcattgagctaccctcaccttcggggtaggttcttgcagtgcccgacatgcgggcttggcggatgatgccaattagccgccgaaccaccaagtgagcggtcgacacaacggggactagcgtgttggcaaacacgtgaacctcaggagaaaaatcatcgtgtcaaccttgttcttcccgttggtttgcatctccgttacacaagcttgctattactttcatatatattaagcttgtgttgttgctcttgtaattagttagcttgtgtagcttactagttatcttcttgcttgtgtagcatagaagtagctccttgcatggctaatttggtttgtgtaaccttgttagtcacattgcttagtttgtgtagctaagtaattgcactctctaatttggcattggttgccttgttattgagcattgctagtgagcttagttggctttgtgcttttgcttactagcatgtgtaggagctcccttgttgcttaaagtactagtggcataggtttgtgtgaccttgctcctagaattggttaggtgagctctagctagcctggcacctttattGATTAATtaatatctttggaaggtgctagtgaacatagatagaggggtgtagtcttggctagaccgatcgtcttaattccatacttgtttcggttagtcgacacgattaattttagaaaagactattcacccccccctctagtcgtcatctcgaccctttcatagggttcactatgaagcctttcaatggtttgtctaacaagttagggccgctaaggtttctccatcaataagcatgaaccccccttcaaggagtgactaacaaaataccaagaaaccaaagtgcaccctcttggcaggctgaGATCATACCTGTCTTAGCtcctcttacgccataaaggtaaccactaacaagctagaaaaggtcctcatactgagctaaagccagagccatgtagccctcacagttgtactgtaagtcccagatgttcgcttacagataagtccttagggagaggaatctagagcaccataaaatagcccaatgctctaacccccttgttccatgttgctaaaaacatcttttaatgttcattgcatataccattagtcaagttacaagatcatggctttagtggagcactagcatcatactacgcaatgcaataacccataggaatcaaggaatccaggatatcaaatagccaGGAAAATTACTActgttgccaaggtagacacatgcatatgattaaaatgatattaaggtgaataggacaacaagaaagatcctatgctatacttgccttaatctaatgaaaatttattatttctccatgttttcatgagcataaaaatacaaaattaaattattttagctctatttcaagagaaacAAATTTTAGGGTATTACAGCACCAGGATGAACACCACGATGCCCACTACATGCCCATGTCACACATGGAAGTTGGTGAACAATCACCATTCCCACAGTGCCGCCATGACCGACACAATGACACCATGACGCGCCATGCCTTGCCGTGAGGAGCAAGAACCCCACGGCCATGCCTTGGTGTATCTACATAAGCCAGGACAAGATAAGGAGCCCCCACCGACCGAACTTACCGGCTTCTCCCTCCCCTCGGGCTCTCGACCATTCGGGTCGAGAGAACCCTTCTCTTCTCGCCTGTCACTCGTCCCTTGAGGCTATATAAGGGGAGTCGGGCCTTCTTTCCGATCAATCGAATTCTCCTACCTCAAACCCCTTCTATCTGTAGAGCCCTAGCTTGCATATCCCCCATTGTAAGTCTTTTGGAGCACTTGAACCGAGGAACACGAACTCGCTATCTCTGGCACTGGACATAGGGCTTCGTCCCGAACCTTTATAATTCCTTGTGTCTCGAGTGCCACCATCGACACCCTTGAGCAGCACGGCGCTAAGTTTACTCGTCAGTCCACAAAACACCGACACTCATAATCTTGATAATTACAGTATAAAGCTTCCACGTATATATAGTTTAGATATAAgctaagagtttggtaagagccTACACAGAGAGTGGATTAGGATTAGAGTTCCTTTTCCTTTTGTTCCTGGTTTGAGTCTATATGTTTTACAACTCGCTCCCATGTTTTTTTATCATGATATGCACATGTTTCATTAAAACTCCATCCGAACACccaatagcaaaaaaaaaaagttctaaAAAAAGAGTCATAGCATTCACAAGTTAAATTGCATATGTTGCCTCATTTAAAATGCTTATTGGAGAAAAGAGTTTACTCATTCATTTTCATAATCCATTCAAGAAATAAAAGAGAGGTAAATACTAGGATTACATTATAGTGTAGTAAATGTGCTTACATGCCATTTTTCATATCGTGTCGTCCATCGTGCTAATATCCTAGGCAACAAGGCCCTCGCCTTCATGTCGTGTCAGCACGTCCAGAGGCGGAGCTTTCTCAGGGCCAAGCTAGGCAAAGGTCAAACTGCTCCTTTGTCATGCCCATGAACAGTCTTTGTTAGGCTTGAAACAAAATCCACTGTTTTTTGGTGTTTAGCCCCCCACGCACCCACACAGACCCACCTTGAATATAGTACCAAGGTCCGCCACCAAGCTCGTTCCAAAAAATTTTGTGTTGTGCCGTGTTTTGGCCCATGACAAAAAGTCGTGCTCCAGCCTGCCCTCAAATAGCACGGCCCAAGCCCTTACTCTAGTTAAGACGGTTTTTGGACCATGGATTCACCAACATGCCAAGTTGCTGTGCATATATTTGAGCAGTTTATAATTTGTAACCCAGCTGCCAAGTTACATGGCAGATGCTATcttctttaaaaaaaaaaccatttcttactAACTTTCACAATCATACTTAGAAATGAGCTGAAATGGTCTCCGCCAATATCAAACAGTGCCTAAACACCAAAAGGACGATTGATCAAACCCTGTCCATAGATTCACTTGGTTTATTTTGGTTGAGAGGGACCGAACTGTACAATACATGTACGTTCGACTGACATAGCTCGGCAGTAAGAGCTTTATTTCCCCTCTCGCAGCAGGCACACTCAAGGACGGACACCAATGGCGACCCCAATCCATAGACTACAAGCATACAAAACGATCCCTCTCTGCAAACAAACAATCCCCGTCGTGTGCGTGGCCAGTGAGGCACGCAGTGAGCGCTCATATCTATCGCTTCAGGAAGTTCTGGATCCAGTAGGTGGACTGCTTGCGGTAGCGCTTGAGGCCGTTGAGGCGGTCGATGAAGATGAGGCCGAAGCGGTCCAGGTATCCGTCCCCCCACTCGAAGCAGTCCATGAAGGTCCAGGTGAAGTAGCCCTTCACATTCACGCCGTTCTTGATGGCGTGGTTCACGAACTGCAGGTGCTGGCTGTGGAACCTGATCCTGTGCCCGTCCTTGAGCGCCACCTCCAGCGGAATCGTCTTGTTGTTTTCCTCGGCGATGCCGTTCTCCGTGACGTAGAGGACCGGGTTGTTGTAGCGGCGGCTGGTGTAGAGCAGGAGCTCGCGGAGCCCCTGCGGGTACTCGAAGAAGATGGGCACGAACTCCGGCTTGCCGATGGGCACGCCGTCGCGGAACCCGGACGTGTTGGCGCGGATGTCGCCGTCGTAGGACTGCTCCAGCCCGTTGGGGGCCGGCTTGGCGGAGGTGAAGTAGGCGGTGTAGTAGTTGACGCCGATGAAATCATAGGAGTCCTTGATGAGCTTTGCCTGCTCCGCGGTGAACCTGGGCAGCCGGTCTCCCAGGTAGCCGAGCATGGTGCCCGGGTACTCGCCGTGCACGATGGGGTCCAGGAACCAGCCGTACATGAAGTCCAGGCTGCGCTGCACGGCCCTGGCGTCGGCGGAGGAGTTGGACGCCGGCACGAACCAGTGCGACACCGCCGTGATGCCGATCTGCCCGCGCTGCGCCGGCTTGTACCTGGCGTTGTACAGCGCCACGGCCTCCGCGTGCGCCAGCAGGATGTGGTGCGTCACGACGTAGGGCTCCCGGCCGGAGTCGCCCGGGGTGCAGGACTTGGAGACGAACGGCGAGCACCGTCCCGGGGCGTGCGCGCCCGTGCCGTAGCCCATCGACGCGTACGTCCATGGCTCGTTGAACGTGGTCCAGACCTTGACGCGGTCGCCGAACTCCTTGAAGCACACCTCCGCGAAGTCCACGTAGTCCTTGCTGCACGTACGTACGTACACCGTTGTTGTTTAGTTACAGTGTCTCTCTCCAGCAATTAACAGGCAGCTAATCGATGACATTGACATGTGTTATTATTAGTTTAGTAACTCATTGCATACATGATGTTTTCACTGAGGAATCCTCCATACTTGTCCTCCAGGGCCAGGGGCGTGTCCCAGTGGAAGATGGTGACAAATGGCTTCAGCCCTGGCCATGAAAATAAATTAAAATCCTTTTCTTAACGTTATCGACTTTATATATCGTTGACCCAGGATTTATTATTGTATTatattattttgatatgtgtgcgtgtgtgtgtgtgattgtaGATAGCGATACTATACCTACCTTTGGCTATGACCTCGTTGATGAGGTTGTTGTAGAAGGCCACGCCTTCTTTGTTGATTCCTCCACTAAGGGAACCGTCTACAGAAAGCACGTGATGACACAGCAACACAAGAATCTCTGTCAGTAAATCAGCATGGGCCGTATATGTGAAACATAATTAGTGATTGCTCGGGTCACAACTGATTGCTGTTGTTTTTTAAGGCGTCAAGTCGTCAACATGTTTCAATTTTAAATggcaatatatatatgtctacggatatcttttatatatatatatattttttttttaaaaaaatggtaTGGCTAGTTAAAACGTTTATAGCTTCGATACATTCTGCATATGTTCGATGTTATTCGTCAATGGTTATAGTACTTGTGTCTCGCTGATCGTGTCGCCGCTGTGATAAATGACAGTTAGTAGTTGTAATAATCGGAGGCCGGACTGTTTGCGTTGAAAGTTGAGCAGTGCTCACTTGGCAGGATCCTGGTCCAGGCAATGGAGAACCGGAAGGCGTCCAAGTTCATGTCCTTGAGGAGCTGCACATCCCCCTGCAAACAATCATCTGGTTAGCTTCGCCGGCCGGTTGACCCATCATTCCGTCGGGCTCAGCTGATTCAGAATGCTCCGAGCGAATGCATGGTACTAGTTCAGTGATTCAGTCACCTTGTATCGATGGTACATGTCATCTGCTACGTCGCCGGTGTCGTTGTTCAAGATCTTACCTGCAATATTTCACGCACGAGTTTCTCTCTGTCAGAGACACTGGCGGCCGGTTCAGTGTTACTAGTAGTTCTTGCAGAGACCGGGAAGGAAGAGAAGAGCGAGTCGTCCAGACCTGGAATGTGAGTGAACTTGTCCCATATGCTAGgccccttgcctccttccttgtaGGCACCCTCATACTGCAAGGCACTAACTTTTGTTCAGATAAAGTCCATGGCTGCACTGTAGGTTTTGCACAAAGAAAGACAGCTAGGATGAATGAAGATGGAGCGAAAATGTGCAGCAGATCAGCGAGCATCATCATCACCTGATACGCCGCGGAGCCGGTGCCGAAGACGAAGTCCTTGGGGAAGCTGTGCCTGCTGAACTTGGCGTGAGCGCCGATGCAAGCGGTAGCTGCGAGAAGCAGAGCTGCAAGAAGCAGCTTCGCCATTCCGGTCCCGACACCCATGTCTCGAGCTGGTAACCGGAATGGCTCCAGTCTAGTACTGGAGCTGGATTGGTGCTGCAATTCCCGTCCCTGCTGCCCTTTATATTTATAGACGGGACAAGACGAAGGTCCCTGTCCCAAACGTTTTATGCATTTTTACTAGTCCTGTTACGGCAACGACCCTacattcatctttttttttttccatCGGAAGGAAGGGGCGTATGGCCAGAGCTTCCGCTCCATGCGGGATCTGGGAAAGAGTGTCAGTGGTAAACTGGGTCTGGAAAAAAGTGTCAGTGGCAAACTTTACTCTCGCTTGTGCAATGTAGGAAGAAAGGATTTTTATTAATTCATAATCGTTACATCGAGTTGATACAATAATTACAAATCTACTTTTGGCCCCTGCAGAGAAGTATAGTCTAAAAATAAGAGTTTTTCACTCTAATTACTATCGACCCTAAAACTAATCACTAAATCGTCACCTATGTACTTAAGAGATAAACACTATGACCGCTTAGATCAATTGTTGCGACGCCCACGAGCGGAGACAATGATAATCAAATGTATAGCACATGCAAATAAGAACAAGTATGCTTCTTTTCAAATGCCAAATCATCCGTGCATAACCAAAACGACCAACGGATAGCTGCCACTCCCAATAGAACTAAAAAATCTAAATCACATCTAAACCAACTCCAGAACATATGAAAAATACTATAAAGTTGATAAAGGCTTAAAGCAATATGTATGTATGAAGCCGCAAATTAACTACAAGGACAAAATAGCATTCAAATAAGAGATACTTAATTGTCTCTCATTCTTTGCTGCCTTAGCTTGTCAATGGTGTTTAGCTAAATATCTTTTATTAGCATGATCGCTTCTCTGTCAAGATGCACATTCATCTTTCTTGAGAGGAAATTAAACACGAGAAGTCGACATTTGTGCAGGTCGGCATGCAGCGCTACTGACAAGGGACAGGCCAGGCCCGGATTTCATCGCTCGGATCCGGCGATCTCGATGACCTGTGCAGCGATAGCCGATACGATACTCCTCGATGCGACGGTTGAGGTGGACGCAGCGGCTTTTTTTTAAGCACCATGTGGTACACGTTGATGCTCCAAATAATTCGTTTTATTATTCCCCGCGAGCTTGATTTCGTAGTTTCAGCTCCAACAAgcagtgccggtcctaggattttgAGGACCCTCTGACGAATTTGTCGCGACGGCCCCTgtcgacaaatgtttcttaggtaacattctaaaattctaacacctgacCTAAATTACAAGAAAAACATAACTATATGAGTACAAAGTACTGGACAAAAATTGAACAAGGAAAAAAAACCTAGGGCCCAGACAATTTGGATATGAACTTATTCAGAACCaagattcacaaatcacaaaaagggCGTCTTCGTCGAGCCCTGCTTCAGCTGCCTGGTCGCCGCCGTCGTCTAGCTTCTAGAAGACTAGAACTCGAGCATCGGTGTCTCGGTGATCTGCGCTGGTGATCGCGTGGTGAACTGGTGATCGGCGTTGTGTCTCTCGCAGTCTCCTGTCTCGCCAGAAGTCCGGAAGTCGCGACTCACGATCGCTATGTGCGGGTGTTGGCGGCTCGGCTCCTTGCCTCCCGGAAAGAAAGAGGTCGACGACTCCTTTTGCTGATGGGTCGCTGCATCTTTTCATTAATCTTAAATCATAATGGACTATGGCTAAAGGGTATGGAGCATTATATACTTGGGCTTGGCCCCCATCCCGCgagggccctcggccgtcgcacctcatGCCCAccccttagggccggcactgcCAACAAGGAACAACTAACaacttgtttcaaaaaaaaaaagtaaactcATTGTGGAACCCAAACCTAAAATGGATCTCCAACACAATACttatagcctccaacagagtacctatatagaAGACTCATTTTGAGTACAAGAAGAGGCATAACTTAAATCTTTGTAtcctgtagacccatttacagaaagggttgtcttttgagtcttgttgttggagaagactaaACATAGGTATTGAACCATTTACCTGTAGCGCTACTCAAAAAATGAGTAGGTTTTGTATTTTGGGTTGCGGTTATTGAAGATAGTCTAACAGCCATTATCCGGTCCCGGCTCATTGTGGAACAACTAATATAGCACGTCAACTGGGGCCCGGAGACGTGAACTGATGTCCCAAACGGGGCCATAGCCATTATCCGGTCCCGGCTCCGACGAAGGCTACGCGCCAACTCCGATACGGCGACGCCGGTGGCCTGCAGCGACGAGCCGGACACGGCCCCGGTCCCGCTTTCGCTGATCACGGCCCGTGAATGATTGGTGGGCGAGGCTGTGACTCTGAAATCGGACAGTGCATGTGTGCTTGTGCTTGTGGGGAGCCCGCCGGCATGTGGCACAGAGCTACCGACGGACGGCGACGCTGTGCGGGGTGAATGCGGATGGCTGGCATGCTGCACTGCTGCGTTTGAGATCTGGAACGGGAAGGAGAGACGATGATGGAAACTACATGGAATTGATTAGGTGAAAACTTGCCGAGATTGTTCAAATAATCTGAAACGTACGGACCCAATCGAAACAAACTAGTAACAAAGTCTTCGTCTTAGATGGCGGGGTTGGTGTGCGGTCGATCGAGTTCGAGCAAACCCCGCTCGATGTCGCCGCAAGGCTCGCGAGGGCGACGGCGACGCCGTCTAGCGAGCTAGTGTAATAGCTTTATCGCACCTCAGTTTGCAAAGAGCGCGCGCGCAGATCGAAGGGAATCCCGAACAAAGGAGCTGTACACATCTGATTCGGAGGTTTAGAAAGACGCATCAGACGTGGCCACGGTGCAAACGGATATTCGAGATCGAACTGTTTAGAGTTGAGCCAAATCCGAATATTCACCGTtcaataccgtatccgtatccgaatattcaaatcacatatttatgacgTCGATATTGAATCATATCATATCCGATGTAGCTGACACTATCCATATTTTAATTTGAATCCGAATatgaatataaaaacaaatataatatcaatTGTGTCTGTCCGTATCTGATCTATTTTCATCGGTAGATGTAGGCTAAGGGCACAACGGTCATTATTGGTGCTATCTATTTGTTGCCACATCATTGTTTCTTTCTACGCACTTAAATGGAGAGGGAGACGCTTATAGGGCGTAAGTACAACAGTTTAGCTGGACAACTTTTATGTGCAAAGACATGTCAATGTCACACATAGTAAAATCTATTTGATTGTCTGCAAAGTGTTTGATGTATACTCAATCGGTCCTAAAATAAGTGCACTTCTAGGTTTTTGACGAAGAGATAATACCCTTATAAAGATATAATCATGGCACTTTGGGAAGAGAGAAAGTAGAAAAAGACAACTAGAGTTATGTGTTTCCATATCTAAAAgtacacttattttgggacaaaTTTTAAGCTCTACAAGTACACTTTGGAACAGATGGAGTATATGTATCATCTATAAGAATAAACAAGATCTCTGTATAAAATCGATCATGAATAAGATGGATGTAAAAACAGAAACCCTTTACGAACATCAATATATTAGGACTGTTTTTTCCAACAAACTTGGCAATCAAGCATTCTGATCACAAAACGTCGAACTGTTCCACTTCCACCCTTATATCTCTTGCTCATTACAACATCACAGTTCATAGATAAATCAGTTTCAGGATGAGAGGACGACATAATAATCTTGCAACGTTCCATTCCAATCACCTTTTCTTAGGAATCTTCCATCCCAATCACCCTCCGTTAGCTATATCTCTTGCCCATACAAATATCATAGATGAATCGGAGCACAATATCAT
Above is a genomic segment from Miscanthus floridulus cultivar M001 chromosome 3, ASM1932011v1, whole genome shotgun sequence containing:
- the LOC136546495 gene encoding beta-glucosidase 29-like, whose translation is MGVGTGMAKLLLAALLLAATACIGAHAKFSRHSFPKDFVFGTGSAAYQYEGAYKEGGKGPSIWDKFTHIPGKILNNDTGDVADDMYHRYKGDVQLLKDMNLDAFRFSIAWTRILPNGSLSGGINKEGVAFYNNLINEVIAKGLKPFVTIFHWDTPLALEDKYGGFLSENIIKDYVDFAEVCFKEFGDRVKVWTTFNEPWTYASMGYGTGAHAPGRCSPFVSKSCTPGDSGREPYVVTHHILLAHAEAVALYNARYKPAQRGQIGITAVSHWFVPASNSSADARAVQRSLDFMYGWFLDPIVHGEYPGTMLGYLGDRLPRFTAEQAKLIKDSYDFIGVNYYTAYFTSAKPAPNGLEQSYDGDIRANTSGFRDGVPIGKPEFVPIFFEYPQGLRELLLYTSRRYNNPVLYVTENGIAEENNKTIPLEVALKDGHRIRFHSQHLQFVNHAIKNGVNVKGYFTWTFMDCFEWGDGYLDRFGLIFIDRLNGLKRYRKQSTYWIQNFLKR